TTGGTCTTTCAATAAAATGTcttgtttaaataaaaaagggttttttttgtatgcttAGTTTTACAGTGATCTGTGGCGTCAATAAAAAGTTGAAAGTACGCTCAGGCAGGGTAGAATAAGAGGCTGCAATGTACAAGCTGCTGTATGATGTAGCGGCGTTAGCTCCAGTTCAGATATTTTCTTGGGGCAAACCGGAATGTTCATAGTCTATCCAGTTTCCGTTTTATGGAATGTTTTGGTGTTTCAGACCGATACCAAGAATGCAATTTTGTCAATACACAGGTGATAGCCTACGTAACTGTTTGACctcattgaatattttttgctGTGCTATTGCTGTCATATTTCCAAAAGTCACTCCTTTGTAAAAAAGCAACAGTCCTTAAAATTCTACATTTATAAACAATTTGTCTAACCATAGAATGATGACCACAAAGACATCTAGCAATACTTTTAAAACCAGCTTCCAGCCTTAGACAAGTTATATAAAAGAAAGTCCTGACCTCATCCTCATCAAGGGAGTTATTCATACTGGACATCCCAGGAATCATGCTGAACTGCCACAGATTTGTAAAGGAGAATGGTCCTAAATTCATCTTGATCATTGTGCAGGCCTGGTCTGCAACAAGAGGAAACGTTTGGTTGTGGTTATTTCTACCAAAGGAAGGTCAACCTGTTATTGAATCAAAGAGTTCACTTTATCCTCACTGTCATGTTGTCTAAAGGTTATTTtcaatatgaatatgaaaatggGTGGTATTCGTTTAAGCAGCCTTTATAGTTGTGATTTAGATGGTCAGACTACATTTGATGACCAATTTGtgcataaatttaaaaaaaatccaaaaggtTCATAATTTTTTCTTTCCACTGTAGATGCTTTGACATTAGGGAAAATGAGATatcaaacatgaacaaaaaacgTCTCTTTAATGATACCACAATTGTGACCTTGACATCCCAATCACCTGCTTTTACTGAATATAGACATTCTTGTTCTGATCTTGGAGTTCTAACCAAAATGTAAGTTTTCATTGTGTTGCTATGTGGCACTTATTTGATAATacgttttttaaatgatgacattttgcAAAAATTCTTTAAGATCTAGATTTTATGTGTGATTCAAATTAGGGGACGCGAGGTGGAAGGAACTACTAAATTTAGTGTGGTGTTGGTGAAATGGGGTTGTGAGAATTATGCTTAAAATTTAGTGCAATTAAACATATCACGGTTATTAGTGTTTTGCATTCTCTAGGTTGGGTAATTCTGACTAAAGCAGTAGTCCTTTGATGTCCACCCACATGTACCGTACATGCATAATAATGGTTGAATGGTTGCAACTTATTTAGCTGGGCTGTAAacatcaagctttttttttttttttaaatttgaggcTTTCAGCACGATTTAAATGCTGTGAGATTGGAGCAGGAATTGATTGGCAATACTAAGCATCCAGTGCAGGTCATCATTTTGGCATCACGCCTAcgaaaaaaagaagtttcaaACAACATCCTCACCCcagtgggtgaaaaaaaaaaaaaaaaaaggtcacttcTTATAGTTACTAGTGGTGCAAATGTGTCTGCTTCCGCTGGCCAGTGTGATCGTTGTGTCCCGCATTTCCTTGCTGTCTTGCTGCTTGTGCCTTGTGTCTCGTTCACGCATGCTTGGCTCACATCCTGTGGCtgtctttttggtcataattccacacaACAAATCCTCCCAAATAACAGAAGATACAACTAGACCTAAACAAGCCTGTGACTGTCCCTGTTAATGCTAGAGGGACGTCCTAGCTAATGTGTGACTTTGTGTATGTAGGGGTGAAGCCGTACGCTTGCTCCATGTGTGACATGAGGTTCTTCCAACGTTACCATCTGGCAAGACACAGCCTCACTCATACTGGTATGCGTCTACTTACACTAGCTTCTTCGGTCCTCACCTCGTTAAACAACAGACAGTAAAGATATCATTGTGTCTCAATTGACTTTCAAATTTTTATTACGCTTGAAATGGTAGAAAAAAACGAAGATGTATCCAGACATGTTCCGACagccaaataaaaaataattgtagcATTAATTGTACACATAAATGTATGAAACGTCAGCTTTTTCCCCGCTGAATGCTCTACTTTGTTCTGCGCAATTTCTTCTTTGTCCGTAAAAACAATACTTGGGCACTATTTAATGTGGCGGACATGATTTGGACATATAATTGCACAGCAAAACAGTTGCTGAGAAGATGTGGCTGTATAAGAAGAGCTAAGGTGAGGGAAGAGTTGATggttgtgatttttgtttctaGCTCATACTgatgtactttttgtgtgtaGGGGTGAAGCCATACGCTTGCTCCATTTGTGACATGAGATTTTTTCAACGATACCACTTGGCAAGACACAGTCTCACTCACACGGGTATGAAGTTGCTCTTCCTTGATCTAGTTAATCCTTCATACTGGCCCAATAGTTAACGCTTCCTAATTTCTAGAATATTTTTAGGCATACAGCATAGAAGTGCTTGTTACTATTCAACATAACACTTAGAGTTGTTGTTCCAGCCAGGTACTTCCATTAAATTGCCATACTTAGACTTTAGACAGAAGGCAAATATGTTTAAAGTTAAAACTCTTTCAAGTTATATTGTGGAAGACGATGTAAGAATAGGTCAGTGCGTGAAGTGTCGTGTACTTGTGCCACAGCCTTTGGCATGTCTGGATACATAATAACTGGGTGTGTCCCACTGAGATCATTGTGGTGTTTCGTTTTActttttgcaaaacatttttgctctgTGTGTACAGGGGTGAAGCCATATGCTTGCTCCATGTGTGACATGAGATTTTTCCAGAGATACCACCTGGCGAGACACACTCTCACACATACGGGTACATGTTTATTCTCAATCCCTCTCACCTAACCACACAATGGAGTGTTCTAGTGTATAGGCCTCACCCTACCTGTCAGAGCACTGAGACACAAACGTCTTTCCACTGCACAATACCTACACGGCTCAACTCTCTATTGACACTATTTCCAGTCAAAACCAAGTACTATTTTCTCTTCCTCATCAGCCGAGGTTCCAAGCATGACGTGACGAGACCATATTGGGTAAACTGCTGCAGATTTGTCATTCTTgggtttttgtaaaatttggaTACAAGGctacaaatgataaaaaatttACACATTTGCTAATGTTAGcagactctgttgctgtgcttTAGCTCTGTAGGCTGCCGTGTTATACTCCAGTCTCCACATTGCTGCAGGAGTCTGTTTTCTTGCTGCCCCCCAGCCGCCTCTCGAACAAGTAGTTATGACTGATGCATTGAATAAtgcctgttttcattttttgttttttttttaatgaagtggAAAAAAGACAAGCTGAGGCGAGCCGTGTAGGTGCTACTCAGGGGAAACGCAGCTCAAGGCGAATGAGGACCTTTTGACTATGCcaaaatctttcattttttccccccttcactTAATTTCATTGTGTCGGCATGAATGTGTGACTAGGGACTTGTTAGTCATGGAAGTATAAAAAGTATGTATTGGTCCCAAAACTGATTTgtacatgtaaaaatacatttctgttcATAGCTGACAGGAGCACTTTAATAAAGTTTGGTACTGTATGCATTCAGGGGTGAAGCCGTACGCTTGCTCCATGTGTGACATGAGGTTCTTCCAACGTTACCATTTGGCAAGACACAGCCTCACTCATACCGGTATGCTGCATTTGTTCCCCTTTTACTGTTAAACCTCTAAAATCCGACCCAAGGACGTCTAACATGTTTTAAGTCCCATTTCCCACAATAACATCATTATGTAATGAGTGGAAAATGTCCAGTAAAACTGTAGGCTTTGTTGGAAAACTGTCCACTGAAAAAAAggcccttttttgttttatttaaaaccggtaccataacATGTataattgacaccatcactaacCGGGCACATTACACAAATGAAATTTAATGGCAGACATCAGTAGTCTGAAATACTAATAAGACGAGTTCCATTTCTCCAAATTGAACCAATATTTAGTTGCTTGACCattgaaataattcattttccagCAACTTCCGATCAGAAACTTTTTGACAACTGACTGCATTGAAAGTGAACATTATTAAAGTAGCTCCTACAATTTTATATATTGAGCTTTGCTTATTTGTAattataaaacaacaacaaaaaaagaaactaaaaacATTGATGTCTGCCAGTTCTTTCTGGCGTAATGTGTTGTCTCTGATCAATTTCATAGCATGCTTTTACAAACCACCCAATTAGTATGTCCATGTCTtttacatgttttgttttcttttattttttttaagttatgaaATACATCTAACCTTTTTGTGTTCCATTCAGGAGTGAAGCCATATGCTTGTACCATGTGTGACATGAGGTTTATTCAACGTTACCAACTTGAAAGAcacagtctcacacacacaggtatgtccctttcatttcaatgtgacATGGCTCACACCACCATGGGCTTATGCCttaaaactcattcactgccattgatggCTGTTGAGagttccatgttaaaaaaattattacgaCACCTGTGACAATGTTGccaaacggttgtttgtttaaactCAACGGTTTACTTCACAAGCACATGTAAAGTGTGATGCTAATGAGAGTTCCCCTCCTAGTTTGCTCACAATAGAGTAAAAATGATTGTTTGCTTAATGTTTTAAGTTGTCGTTTGTTTTATTGTGGCATCATACATATAGAAGAATCTCACCCTATAAATGAAGATAATGTTTGATACATAGACCTTTATTTTAAGCTATAGACACATTCTTTGTCCCATCAGAgaattttcaccattttacttGGCATTCAATCTGTGTGAGAGATTagacaaattattattttcggTCAGTTGTCAGTATGCACAACAGTCCACACTGGTCAATTGTTGTCATTTCTCATTCATTTTATTAACAATGGCTCtggtcacttttgtttttttttaattatttttacagaAGCATAAATTGAGACATCATAttgatcatttttcaaaatgttttccagaGTATGTCATCATAGTTTTCTCATATTTTACATAGCAGATGTTACTTTCTTATCTTTTGTGAATAGTTTGCCAACTGCCTAAAATTGTCTAACCTGCGATcagcgttgaaaaaaaaatctgttgaaatTAGGCAATCTCTTATTGGATATTGTGTTTGGTGTACTGTGTCCATTTAGGACCTCAATTATTCCTTTGGATATTCAGGGGTCTAGGTTTGCAGATTGATTTCTTTCCCTCTCTGGATGATTTTGTTATTGTCCATCAccattttgaaattcaaacacTGACTGTGGAATTAGCAATCATAGTCAAATAGAAAAGTCATGTTCAATTGGAATGGCAGACCTACTTCCTCACCTAGTGGAATCTCTGCAGCAAACTAAGCGCTGATGACTACAACCAAACTTTACTAAACAATTAGTAAAGTTTAGCGGCGATCATTTTTGGCAGTTGAATAATTTCTTTTCCACGCTAAAGCTGGTACTTTGTGTGCATAGGGGTGAAGCCGTACGCTTGCACCATGTGTGACAAGAGGTTTTTTCAGCGCTACCACCTGGCGAGACACAGCCTCACTCATATGGGTATGCGCCTGCCAATCTTAAGACCGTCACACCATTGGGATGCTGCAACATCTGTTAAATGTCTGTGTTCTGACACTTTGTTAATGGGGCAGATGTAGTGCATTAGTACCAATGATATTGGCTTGTGTAAAGTaagtggatcagaaaatggtaatttttttgcaaaaccacCTACCTAGCTCCTACTTTGCCCATTTAACTCATGTTAGGGTATGACATTGGTTATTAACCACAGACATCAATTTATCTCGGATTAGTTGGCTTAAATACATCAAGATTTCTTGTTTCTTTGTGGCAGAGATACAAATTAATACTGTTGATGCTCTGCATTTAGGTGTGAAACCTTATGCTTGCACCATGTGTGACATGAAGTTTTGTCAGCGTTACCACCTGGCGAGACACAGCCTCACTCATACTGGTATGGGTCCGTACATCGTGCCCAGTACATTCTGTGTGCACCTTCCCATTTGTCACTTTCCTTCAGGATCTCACTCATTTCTGACGCATCATATCTGAGCCGGAAGATTTAAgaaattcttcttcttgtgtttcTGTTGGAGGGTTCCTGTGGTGTTTGAGTCCTGTTTTTTCAGTAGAGAATACATTTATTCCTATCGTTGTGAATAGATTTCCTGTCCTTACtctcaaaatgtattaatttcagGGAAAATGCATTGAAGCAGATTAGCTACAATGTAGTGCAGTCAGTCTGTATTTAAAGATACGTGCAGCACATGAGGCAAATCAATACGGCTAGTGGCTGGTATTAGTAATATAGTAGTGGTAATATCTGCATTTGCTATATTTTCTCAGGTGGCTTTATATCAAGCTTAATTGGAATTATACATCTGCTGTATTTCCAAGACTACTCCCTGTTATAGTAATAATGCAGTTAAATGCTGTCATTTTTCAAACTTCACAAACATGGGCACAAAATGACTCCCCGAAGAGGTAAAGGCAGGTGCCATATAGTTTGGATGTGACAAAAGCAATACTTAAAGTTTGTGAACAATGACAGCCTCTGAGGAaagtttttgttcaattttattGGAATCCAACTTCTTTACAAGGAGAACTGTAGGGTTCTttggaggatttaaaaaaaaaatctttttacatAATTTACGACATAGAGACAACAATTGCTTGTCAGGCATTCCAagtatttttatcttttcacTGACCTGTTCATAATGAATGTGataagacattttttaaaacagtatCTGTTGGTTTGTTTGTGATGTTGATTAGTTTTCCATGTACTTACATTTTCACAACTCAAATTTTAAAGCGGAATCTGCTGAATCCCTGGTGGCAGTGAAAATAGGCAGAAATGTCAAAGGATGAGATATTGTCATTGTATTAATTGGAAAATGTGTGGTTAATAACCAATAGCTTAGGTATGTTTACATAGTCAAAACTGCAAAGTGAAGCAAAGTATTATAACGTTGCTACTTTGCATTTAGGTGTGAAACCTTATGCTTGCACCATATGCGACAAGAGGTTTTTTCAGCGCTACCACCTGGCAAGACACAGCCTCACTCATATGGGTATGCGCTCACCTTGCCCATGACACTTAAAGTCACATTTGACTTTACATGACATCACACAAAGCATCTCTGACGGACGgctaatttttttcatcacgAGCATATATACCTGTGACTCATTGCTTGTCACGTTTTGCATAGAGATTGGTCATGAATAAAAATCAAGCATTCAAATGCTCAAAAAGATAGGTCTAATAACAGAAAATGTTGGTTTGCAAcccatcaattttaaatttAGAAGCACATTGCATCACTGTTGGATTGTGAACACTAAAAACCAAAGTGTGAAAGTAATACCTGTAATACTCTGCGTTTAGGTGTGAAACCTTTTGCTTGCACCATGTGTGACATGAGGTTTGTTCAGCGCTACCACCTGGCCAGACACAGCCTCACTCATACTGGTATGGGTCTATACAGCTGCCCCTCTATCTTGTTGAACCCTTATTGCCCATCAAGTTTTAGCACACACAGCCTCATTTGAAATACATTGCTTTTCTTAAAGGAAAAATGTATAGAAATATGTAACAGTCGTGTTACCTTTGCAGTTAAAAGCAATCATCCTCAAGAAAATGGAGCTACTGTCTTGGGATATTGTCGTGTTTTCACAATGCAACAGTTACAGTGGGACTATTACTGCAGACATGCCAACCCTCCTAATTTTCCTGAATATCCGGGATGACGGAAATCAGCCCGACTCCTGATGTTACGGACACAAGTAGATTCTTCAAATTCTAAAATAATGCATCCTCCATTTTCTCTGTGTTTTCTTGCCACATTGTGAACACTCAGTTTTAAACTTAGGGCGCCAGACACATTAATTATTATATGACGTGTCTATGTTAGGAGCtcaaacatgcataaaatgatGGGATTGCACATGAATTCGCAATTAGACTTGATCACTAATAGACATTCGCAATGTTGGTAGTTGTGTCAATTTCTCCCTCATGGGCATTCTGGGAAGACTGTAAGATTGGCATTTCTGTTTCTGGCAGATATTTGCATGAAATAGAGTTGAGAAACGtaacatatttttctttctgttgATGCAAACTCCAGTACTGCAAAACCGCTTAAATACACAGCAAAGAGGCTGAATgacatgggtttttttttttgcatgaattgGCGACTGTGTGGTTAATAACCAATAGCTTCGGGATTTACTGGCAAAGAATGAAAATGGAGCCTAAGTCATGTAACACTGCCACTTTGCATTTAGGTGTGAAACCTTATGCTTGTACCATGTGTGACAAGAGGTTTTTTCAGCGTTATCACCTGGCAAGACACAGCCTCACTCATATGGGTATGCACCCGCCCACCTAAACAATGACACTGACCAAAGTTCAATATAGAGGATGTTAATTAGACACAAGGCTTGTTGCTAGTTTACGAAGGTAATCGGTCCTGTGTCATGAAGCGTTTTCTGTATCACGTTTGAATCGTAAACTAAATTAATAGTGTGACATCATCAGCTCATGTTGTGTTAGCTGTGGATCTGAAAATTGGTCAAACACAACTTTGTAGCCAAGTGAGAAGTGGTTAACAACCCATCAATGACAGTTTTACTAATCGATGGATGACTGAGCCGAATGACAAGTTTTGAAAATTAATATATTAATGCTCTGCGTTTAGGTGTGAAACCTTTTGCTTGCACTATGTGCGACATGAGGTTTGTTCAACGCTACCACCTGGCGAGACACAGCCTCACTCATACGGGTATGGGTCCGTGCACCTACCCCTCTCATGTTTTCAGTCACTTAATGTGTTTGACGCAATATTTGCCAGAAATATTTACCTATTTAGACCGGGCTCTTCAATTTAATCTAAAACTTTTAGAGAAATGTCCATAATGCTACTATGACATGCAGTCGTTGAAGCTACTGGCTTGTGTTGTTGTTGGCTCAAGCTAACATCTTTTAATCGTCACACATAGAAATCTCCGAATGTAGAATTTTAGATATCAGCCAGCGAGCATTTTAGAGGTGGATTTGTTTCATctgcctttttgttttcctgctgGGAATATTTCACATGATGATCCAGTGGGAAACAATTACACCAGAGATGAGTACattagtcttgttttttttttcttcaatttttaacacaaatagaaaaaatacatttgttttgtacCCTCTTTAACCTAAATTGTGTAGCCCGTTACATTTCTCATAATTTCTGctaaaaacttttatttttgctgtttagTACACGTAACCgtgaatatttcaaaatttAGTGAATTTTCTTGCCTGAAATACACTCTTTGCTGCACAGGCATTGAACTACtgtagtggtgccttgagatatgaccCGACTTTTGAGATTCTTGAGATGCGAGCCGTCGATTGGCCAATTACTTTGCTTGGACTTGCGAGTGCAAACTTGAAGCGAGCCCTCAATGATGGCAGATGACTCAAATCACTTCACAAAAAGAAGCAGCGTGTCAGATAACATTAgttagtattaaaaaaaaaattgcctcaatTGTTTATTACCACCCTCAGCTATACGTTACTGTTGAACTAAATATAAAGCAAACAATTCGACATGTATGTAGAACAGCTATATAGCCttcgctagcttaatgctaacctTCTATTAGAAAGACCATAGGTGGACAGGCTAACAACTGGCATCTGTGTCGGTGTTGCTACCCTTGAAACAGTGGATATCTGACCACAATCTGTGGAGCAACTAAATAGACAATCacaatattcacaggcatatGTTCTTTATCCTGTGCAAAGATTAACTGTTGCTGCTGTACTGAGAAGCCAAGAGAGCAACTCAGCCTCCAATACAGTGTCCATATGTCTATCtaatactgcccccaggtggccgagGCGCAGACAAGagaatgagcagcacaatgaggattaaaggaggaaaaaaaggttaTTTTTGATTCTGTTTAATTATGCTATTGCTGTATGTTCCAAATATGATTATAGTGTGACATTGTTCTCTAAAAAGTCATTgcaattttgggggtgggggtgaggctggaacggattaatggcatatCGGTTCATTTCAGTGTTTAAAGACAATTTGAGATGATGTTTTGAATTATGAGTGTGGTTAGTGAACAAATATATAtctcgaggcaccactgtacagttaaaacttgtttttttttaatattttgtagcgTTTTTCAATTTATCATTATCACTTGGCTAATAATGATTCACCTGTACAATACACTTTGATCATATTTGGCCTTTTCTTCACTGATTGACTAGGAGTAAGCACAGGATTCTACTACCTTTTAGTGAGGCATCATTTTGATCTCAGTTGACCAAATATGTCCCATTGCCCGTAAAGGAATCCATAACTGATAgaatttgtattaatttatgACGCTTATCTGGGACTTTGTGTGAATGATAGTGAGGGTTGTTAAGAACATATAAAGCGGTCATTGTTTATCTGACGCAGTGCGCTTGACATATTTTGTGTTCCAGCTGTATTCCCATAGTTGCATGTGCGAACATTTCCacattgtctgtgtgtgtgtgtgtgtggcagagGTGATGTTGCACGTACCTGAccttgtgtggtgtgtgtggcgGGAAGGGGAAGGCCTAATCCGCTGCTCTGTGTGTGTAGGGGTGAAGCCGTATGCTTGTTCCATGTGTGACATGAGGTTTATTCAGCGTAACCACCTGGAGAGACACAGCCTCACTCACACGGGTATGCGTTCCGTTGCCACGTCCCCTCCCACCACTGCCGCTCGCACCCCCTGACGCGCAACCTCCACTTTGATGGGATGTTGAACCAGCATCACACGCCGCGCAGATGTTGCGTACATCTGGGCCATGATAACCACTCTGTCCTACACATAATGAGTTGATGACCAGGCctttttataataataacaCTCATAAATTACAGATAAGGCTTTTTTTCCTACTTAGTCTTGCTGCAATGATAGTCCTCAATGACAGTTTGACACACTTTAGTGTtttaagaaaacaaatattgacGCATTGACTCTGTTGTGTGTGCTTTTTGTTAGGGGAGAAGCCTTTTGCGTGTGACATGTGCGATATGAGGTTTATCCAGCGCTACCATCTGGAGAGACACAAGCGTGTGCACAGCGGCGAGAAGCCTTACCAATGTGAGCGCTGCCAGCAGGTAGGcagattattttattcatcagtAATGAATCAGCaacataattaaatgtatctggtcatttaggtccatttgttccaGCAGACATACTTTCACGAttgcatttgttgtttttcttcccttttcctGAATGGAAAGTAAAAACAGGTACcggaaatgaacaaaatgtacaACGGAAACGCCACCCAGTGGCGTCCTAGTTACTAAGAGCTGTAGCATTTTCAAAAACTGAACATCTAGGTTGCGCTCAGTTATAAAGGCAAGCAACACTTGGGAGACCCGCATTGACGTTAGCGCGGTCACCGCACGTCCCAAATTTGAGTTATAAATGAACTTCAGATATTGTACTGGAAAAACTGGAGCAATTAAGGTACTATAATGCCTTCATATGTCTGCATGTAAAGCTATTTACATGGATGTCttataacaaacaaaaaaatatttgtgcttcagatttttttcctttaaccTTTCTCAGAAATTCCAATGGTATTGGCAAAGTTTTCAATCTGTAAATTtccaaaatacatccatccatttccttctgtTTATCTGAAGTCAGTTCACAGGGACCGTAGCTTTTGCAAGGAatcccagatttccctttccccagccacttcctcgaGCTCTTCAGAGGGGATCCTGAGCCATTTCCAGGGAACCTGAGATATTTAGTCTCCAACTTGTTCTGGTTTATACCTGGGGTTTTCTCCCAGCAGGACGTACCCAGAACCTCACCAGGCATGcctccaggaggcatcctaaacagatgctCAAGCCCCttcatctgcctcctctcaatgcggagtaGCAGTGACTCTACTCAGAGCCTCTcttggatgaccgagcttctcaccctatttctaagggagagcttgtgtgtgtgtgtgtgtgtgtgtgtgtgtgtgtgtgtgtgtgtgtgtgtgtgtgtgtgtgtgtgtgtgtgtgtgtggaggcgaGCTCGAGTACAGCTATTTTGACTTTGCACAACACATCTGTGTTATTCCCTGCCAGCTGTCCCACCCGTCAGCTTGTGTAGGTGGGAATTGGGATTGCTAAATTCCCTACGgtcaccgcccagctcacaatACACCCGACCCcgatggcccctcccacagatAGTGGGCCCATAAGAAGGGAACCCACATTACCCTTTCGGACTATGCCCGGCTGGCCCTGTGGACACAGGCCTGGCCACTAGGCTCtcacctttgagccccacctctagACCTCGGTCCACGGGGGGCCCTGGTGACACACGTCTGGCCAAGGGAAAACTATGTCAACTTTTTGTCATCATCGTGCTTTTTTtaggtccctcacctaggacacATTTATCATGGGTGACCCTATTAGGGGcataaagccccagacaacttagttcCTCGGATCATTGGAACGCAAAAACCTCTCCACCACATCAAGGTGACACCTCAAGGAGGGGTTTTCCAAAATTCCCCATCTTAAATTCCCACGGAATTATCTGAAATTGTCCAACCGCTTTAACCGTACTTGTAGTTGGAATTTGTGTGGAAAACTTGAATAAACAGAATTACACTTTTGTTTTCCCCGTAGAATTTTTCAAGGACAGACCGTCTGCTGCGGCACCGTCGGCTGTGCCAGGGCCGCGGCGTAGCAAAAGTGGAGAACCAACCATGTTGTGAACCGCGCCAATATGCCCAGGAAGGTCCACCTGCTCCCCCGACCTGGAGCCCCATGCACCCCCCTCCGGGTCGGCTGGCCGTCTGACATTCCACGTTCGCCCCGTCTACGTGGCCACCTGACACAGAACCGGTGGACGGGCGTGGCGCTCGCTCTGTGATGAGTGGCTCTAGCACAGACTGACGATGCAGGTCCAGTCTTGGATTACTAATAACTGCGGGACATTTGTTTGTTTCGTTTTAACTGTTTCTTTTCTCGCCtccatatttttttaacgacaAGACTTTTCTGTGATGAAGAGTGTTCCTGTTTTGTACTTACTCTGTTcgcgggtgaaaaaaaaaaaaaagtttttattgaTCCAATGCATCTACATTTGTTGGTACTCTGTAAtgacggcattttttttttaaattgacaaacagggatatcattgtgaggAAAAGGATTTCATTGTCTCTTAAGCTTTGTCACTTAGGTCCAAATATGGCTCACGTCAACCAGATCTGGCTGGCTGTGGCAGCTGTTTCAATtgctgtcaccatggcaacggtgGCTTGACCAGGACTATTGTGAAGCCATCTGGTTGACCAGCATTCTTTGCCTCTAACAACAGTAGAGGTACACTGTCTGTAAATATTGCTACTACATTCACAGTTGGACTTAAgttgatttttctcatttttgtttttgtttcattttggccAAGAATTACCTACAGTCTTGCGAGCCAATGGGTGTTAATGTTAACCAGGACTTCC
This portion of the Syngnathoides biaculeatus isolate LvHL_M chromosome 10, ASM1980259v1, whole genome shotgun sequence genome encodes:
- the znf740a gene encoding zinc finger protein ZFP2 isoform X6; translated protein: MSHLPSSSVRDHMKWAGLLGCEAVLSSMALMQASTMAAAPPKKMMAPLGHAPPQRDGPDRGPQSHMILPSGMSCPPLLIRKEGEFQAPRLLDEKDMRTNEDLQQKKKNRKSVAPCKVREQEGRGGKGAGGDENGPSSKVQKNFICDHCYGAFRSGYHLKRHILIHTGEKPYACAVCDMRFIQRYHLERHSLIHTGVKPYACSMCDMRFFQRYHLARHSLTHTGVKPYACSICDMRFFQRYHLARHSLTHTGVKPYACSMCDMRFFQRYHLARHTLTHTGVKPYACTMCDMRFIQRYQLERHSLTHTGVKPYACTMCDKRFFQRYHLARHSLTHMGVKPYACTMCDMKFCQRYHLARHSLTHTGVKPYACTICDKRFFQRYHLARHSLTHMGVKPFACTMCDMRFVQRYHLARHSLTHTGVKPYACTMCDKRFFQRYHLARHSLTHMGVKPFACTMCDMRFVQRYHLARHSLTHTGGRGADKRMSSTMRIKGGKKGVKPYACSMCDMRFIQRNHLERHSLTHTGEKPFACDMCDMRFIQRYHLERHKRVHSGEKPYQCERCQQNFSRTDRLLRHRRLCQGRGVAKVENQPCCEPRQYAQEGPPAPPTWSPMHPPPGRLAV
- the znf740a gene encoding zinc finger protein ZFP2 isoform X23, with protein sequence MSHLPSSSVRDHMKWAGLLGCEAVLSSMALMQASTMAAAPPKKMMAPLGHAPPQRDGPDRGPQSHMILPSGMSCPPLLIRKEGEFQAPRLLDEKDMRTNEDLQQKKKNRKSVAPCKVREQEGRGGKGAGGDENGPSSKVQKNFICDHCYGAFRSGYHLKRHILIHTGEKPYACAVCDMRFIQRYHLERHSLIHTGVKPYACSMCDMRFFQRYHLARHSLTHTGVKPYACSICDMRFFQRYHLARHSLTHTGVKPYACSMCDMRFFQRYHLARHTLTHTGVKPYACSMCDMRFFQRYHLARHSLTHTGVKPYACTMCDMRFIQRYQLERHSLTHTGVKPYACTMCDKRFFQRYHLARHSLTHMGVKPYACTMCDMKFCQRYHLARHSLTHTGVKPYACTICDKRFFQRYHLARHSLTHMGVKPYACSMCDMRFIQRNHLERHSLTHTGEKPFACDMCDMRFIQRYHLERHKRVHSGEKPYQCERCQQNFSRTDRLLRHRRLCQGRGVAKVENQPCCEPRQYAQEGPPAPPTWSPMHPPPGRLAV
- the znf740a gene encoding gastrula zinc finger protein XlCGF58.1 isoform X16, with the translated sequence MSHLPSSSVRDHMKWAGLLGCEAVLSSMALMQASTMAAAPPKKMMAPLGHAPPQRDGPDRGPQSHMILPSGMSCPPLLIRKEGEFQAPRLLDEKDMRTNEDLQQKKKNRKSVAPCKVREQEGRGGKGAGGDENGPSSKVQKNFICDHCYGAFRSGYHLKRHILIHTGEKPYACAVCDMRFIQRYHLERHSLIHTGVKPYACSMCDMRFFQRYHLARHSLTHTGVKPYACSMCDMRFFQRYHLARHTLTHTGVKPYACTMCDMRFIQRYQLERHSLTHTGVKPYACTMCDKRFFQRYHLARHSLTHMGVKPYACTMCDMKFCQRYHLARHSLTHTGVKPYACTICDKRFFQRYHLARHSLTHMGVKPFACTMCDMRFVQRYHLARHSLTHTGVKPYACTMCDKRFFQRYHLARHSLTHMGVKPFACTMCDMRFVQRYHLARHSLTHTGGRGADKRMSSTMRIKGGKKGVKPYACSMCDMRFIQRNHLERHSLTHTGEKPFACDMCDMRFIQRYHLERHKRVHSGEKPYQCERCQQNFSRTDRLLRHRRLCQGRGVAKVENQPCCEPRQYAQEGPPAPPTWSPMHPPPGRLAV